GACGGACCGCGAACTCGCCGACCTGGTCTCGCTCCGGAGGACATCGTGACGCCCCGCCCCGCCGACGAGGCACGCCGGGCGCTGCGGGAGGCGCGGGAGCGCGGAGGCCGGGGGCCGGGTGCGAACGCCGAACGGCCCGGGCCGCCCGGCGACCCGGCCGCGGATCGGCCGGTCCCCCCGAAGCCCACGGGACACGAGGCCCGGCCGGCCGACGCGGCTCGCGCGGCGCTGCGGGAGGCGCGGGAGCGCGGGGGCCGCGGGACGGACGAGGGCATCGACGACGACACCGGGCTCGACGAGAGCCCCGACAACGTGGTGGGGGAGCCTACGGCTGCTGAAGTCGGGGCGGGGGAGCCGGGTGAGTCGGTTCGTCGTGGTGTTGGGTCGGGGCGGGTGGGTGAGTCGGTTCGTCGTGGTGTTGGGTCGGGGCGGGTGGGTGAGTCGGTTCGTCGTGGTGTTGGGTCGGGGCGGGTGGGTGAGTCGGTTCGTCGTGGTGTTGGGTCGGGGCGGGTGGGTGAGTCGGTTCGTCGTGGTGTTGGGTCGGGCCGGGCGGATGAGTCGGGTCATCCTGACGTCCCGGCCGGCCGGGCGGGCGAGTCGGGGCGGGCGGGCGAGTCGGGGCGTCCTGGGGTCGGATCGCGCGGGTCGGGTGAAACGGGCCGTCCTGGTGTTGGGCCGGATGCGTCGGGAGAGACGGGTCGTTCTGACGTCGGAGCGGGCCGGTCGCGCGAGGTGGGCCCTTGCGACATCGAGCCGGACGGTTCGGACGACGCGGGTCAGGAGGCGTCGGCGGCAGCCTCCGACATCGGACGGGCGGTATCGGCCGGCACGTCCAGGGGCAACGCGGGCCAAGCGGGCCGTACAGCCGGGTCCGGCGCGACCGAACGGGGCGACGAAGCCGACCGCCGAGGCGGGCGGCCCGCGGATGCCGCGCGCGAAGCGCTGCGCGCCGCTCGCGGCGATGGCCGCCGGGAGCGGGCGGACGCCAAGGGGGAGGAAGCCGAGCGCCCGCGTCGGGCGCGACGCCAGGCTCGCCCCGCTTCCGGGGAGAGCGGCCGTGCACGAGGCCGCGCCACCGACGCCAGGGCGCGGGACGTACGGGAGTTGCTCGCCGATGCCTTCCGTATGCCTGCGGCGGCGGAGCTGGCGGGGGAGGAGCGGGGCGGACCAGGGATCGATCCCGCCGTGGAGCGCCTGACTCAGGGCGGGGACGACAACGACGGTCCGGGCAGCCCGACTTCGACTGACCACATGTCCGCAGCCACCGCAGCCACCGTAGCTACCGAAGCCACCGCAGGCACCCCACCCAACCCCACACAGCCGACCGCCACGGCGAGGCCCGAACCGGCTCCATCGACCCACCACGACATGGCGATGCCCGAACCGGTCCCGTCGATCCACCCCGGCCCGGCGACTCCCGCCTCGCCCCCGCCGCACCATCCCGGCCCGACGCAGTCCACCCCGACCCGGACGGGCCGGCCCGAGGCGGCGGAGCCGGAGCCCGCCTCCGCCCAGGAACGCCAACCGGGCACGGCGAGGCCCACCCCGGCCCAGCCCCAGCCCTCGGCCCCGCTCTCGGCCCGTCCGCCAACCGGCACATCCACCCCCACCCCACCCGCAACCCCCCGCGTCCCCCACTCCATGGCTGCCCCCGGCCGCGACAGCGAACTGCGCCGTACGTTCCCCGCCTTCCCTCCCCGGACGGGAGCCGCGGGGTTCGCGGCGACGTGGTGGGGGAACGCGTGGGTGGCGGCATTGGAGGAGGGCGCGCTGGATGCCAAGCGGCTGGCACGCGGGCGGGGTTATGCCGAGCAGGGGAACGTGGACGCCATCACGGTGACGCCGGGTCTCGTCCTCGCCTACGTCCAGGGGAGCCGCCCCAGGCCGTACCGCGTGCAGGTGCGGCTGCGCACCCTCGACGACACAGACTGGGCGCGGTTCCTGGACAGCGCCGCCGATCGGCCCGGACACATCGCCGCGCTCCTCGACAGGGAGATGCCCCACTCCCTCGCCGAGTGCGGAGTCCGTCTGCTCCCCGGCCCCGGCGAACTCGAACCGCACTGCAGCTGCCCCGACCGCGGCCACCCCTGCAAGCACGCCGCCGCCCTC
The nucleotide sequence above comes from Streptomyces sp. NL15-2K. Encoded proteins:
- a CDS encoding SWIM zinc finger family protein; translated protein: MGPCDIEPDGSDDAGQEASAAASDIGRAVSAGTSRGNAGQAGRTAGSGATERGDEADRRGGRPADAAREALRAARGDGRRERADAKGEEAERPRRARRQARPASGESGRARGRATDARARDVRELLADAFRMPAAAELAGEERGGPGIDPAVERLTQGGDDNDGPGSPTSTDHMSAATAATVATEATAGTPPNPTQPTATARPEPAPSTHHDMAMPEPVPSIHPGPATPASPPPHHPGPTQSTPTRTGRPEAAEPEPASAQERQPGTARPTPAQPQPSAPLSARPPTGTSTPTPPATPRVPHSMAAPGRDSELRRTFPAFPPRTGAAGFAATWWGNAWVAALEEGALDAKRLARGRGYAEQGNVDAITVTPGLVLAYVQGSRPRPYRVQVRLRTLDDTDWARFLDSAADRPGHIAALLDREMPHSLAECGVRLLPGPGELEPHCSCPDRGHPCKHAAALCYQTARLLDADPFVLLLLRGRGERDLLDALSRLSATRAARAAQERGPTQLPGVRATDALAPRALPPLPAPLPPPPHPEQPPAYPAAPGGPDPFALDQLATDAAARAHALLGTGRDPVGELTLWQDAVRLAAARPGSGLTAGSRALYASLASAAGRAPAELARAVAAWRQGGPAGLAVLEEAWDPPAGRFDRARPLLLAADLPAFRPWRNRLTHPQGHVQLRLGRDGLWYAYESEPGHDDWWPRGTPDLDPVGALTGLGTPDDL